tgagacgggcacgatcctgtttccgtgatcccaggagaagattccgtgatcccaggagaagatctcgcgcacaataccaggaagagaatcctcgtacgattaaatgccccagcagctataaaagaaggggggggcctcaccttgagaggtacgaaaacaaattcctccaaaagacttttcaatactttaagaccccgagtccaggcctgactttggcatcggagggtcccctgcgctagccagggtctcctttgtcctttttctgtgcaggcatacaaggatccaggaggacaaaccagataattgcatcaacaacacatacctcattaacAAATTCACAAAACTTGCTTACGTCAATtgagctatatagccggtgtaaTGTACACCAGTAAATTCACTTAATCATTTAATtttgggaagcagattggatggcataccaCGCACCACCGACCTCGCTGGTGTTtttacatcaccaagttatatAGATCCCATCTTGAAGTATTTGTTATATCTGCATCTTCACGGGAGGAATTCATGGTAATACTTAGTTAAAAGTTAACACAGATCTAAAGATCGAGTGGATCACTTTGAACGTTTgtcattgaaatatttttatagAGACGTAAGCTTTGAAGCTCGATGAGCATCAGTGCTCCTTATCACAGGTcatgtacctttttttttttttggcttgttagtatacaccccACCAGGGAATCGATGCCATGACTTCAGTGTCTAAACGAGGCATCtgcactcagtctaccacttgagctatggaagAGGGTAGGTACCCTAATGTGGTGTGttgtagaccagccaatccgcttccctaattTTGCCAATAGATTTTTAACCACCGGTTATTTTAGGTTCCGTAGAGAATTTCTTAATGAATGAGATCAGATATCTAAGTTCCAGAAATGTTCATGaaaatttggatggtcttgattaaCGTATATGAGTGCGGCATGAATCATAGCTACTTTCAAAATAGTGGTGAACTATCGTAATACTCACTACTTAACCTCGGTTTAAGGGATGATTCGCGTGATCAGTGTGCCATGAACATGCGCTATCATGGAGACAGCCTAGACAAGTCATCAGATGGGACGAACATAGAAATGATTATAGACCGTTCATGTTTTTTATTCAGCCGCAATACAATTTATTTAAACACGTGTCAAAAGTGAATATAATCCAATGATCATGTAAAACTAACCGTCCACCTTTACCTCCCAGATGCGTGTAGCCCAATCAATGGATAGAATGGCCTGGTCTTGTGCTTCACATTGGGCCCATCCTATCGAATGGTCCTGATCTTCTAATCAGATGGAAGATCAGCACGTGTACTGCCAATTCCCTCTTCAATCTATACACGCGAGTATATAGACATAGATTGGAAGATGCGGCGGTGGGACTGACTTTAGCAGATTGGAAAAGCCCTCTGCCATTTCGCACGGGAAAACTCAGAAGACCAAAATCACATTCAAGAAAAAACAGCAATCAGTTATATGGCCTATTAATGAAACGGCTCTGATTCGATCTTGATCGTTTTGGTATGTGTCCAATGATCAGTCAATCTGATCAAACGATCTCTTTGAAGAGGACGATGATTTCCGTAGACTGTGCAGCTTACAAGCTAGATCCTGTAATCTCTCTTTCAACAAAGTCGGGGaccgatctgaaccgtctattatctgaaaaaggaaagaaaacacATCATGACCGTTGATCGGTCACTGAAAGATTTAAGAAATTCGGGATTGTGAGATCTAACCAACCTTGCTCTCCGAATGGTGGAGGAGCTTGCTTCCATCGAGGCAGTAAGTGGATCGCACGAGATCAAGATGGTGGACCTCTAATTCATCGATGATCGCCGATAAGAGGAACTTTTGCGATGAGCCCTTGGTATCCGTTAGTGAGACGCTGACGTGGTCGCCGCGGACACGGACGGTCACAGATGAGGATTGGTCAGGTGGGATACGAATGTCGCAGTCGGATGAGAGAGGGTGGCGGTCTGAGATGTGGACTTTCGGTGTGCTGGTCTTGGGAGCGACAGGTTGTGCGTTCTTCCGGTTTTTGAGGGATCGGAGGCGGGCAACGGCCAATGGAATGTATTTGATGATCTCGTCTAGGATGGCTGATTGCTCTCTACGGACGGTGTTGGCGTGGGGAAGTAGGGAATGGAGGGAGAGGAAGAGCTCGCGCATGGACTTGCGCCTCTCACGCTCGGCGAGCTTGTGCCGCTCTCGGGCATCAACGCCACTTCCGATCCGACCGTCCGATCCAGCTGCATCCAAGTCGCTCcattccattctctctctctctctctctctctctctctctatccgtgCGCGCTCAACTCAACAACCGTTTTCTACCATTTAagtctgattccgattattggaGGTACTGACAATTACAGAATCATGTGGTGTCCTTCCGTTCACACGCAGAAGCACGTGAAGAATGTGAAATGCgtgttggatatatatatatatatatatatatatatatatatatatatatatatatatatatatatatatatatatagggattaGGGTGAGATAAAGgtgtattagggctttctaaaATGTTCCTAAGGGTTCAAGGACATAGCTAGGGTTTAAACGAGATTTAAGGCATGTTAGAATTGGTAAGATCATCTATCTCTTGTGATTACGCTTTCATAATGTATtacttgtcgctttgtgtcgtggttttttaccACGGGAGTTTTTCTACGTAAAAATTGGATTGTTCTTGTTTGAGTTTGTTTGTGATATTGCTTATTCTTTGCTTGATTTTGCTCTGTGTGCTTTCGTGGTTGCCAACAAGTGGTATAAGAGATAATGTTAGGAAGCAGATCAAATCTGAAAGTAAGGTATCAATGACATCTAACTTGAAGTTCAATGTAAAGAAGTATTCCAGTaaaattaattttgaattatgaaaaGCTAAAATGAACTATATCCTATTTCAGTAAGGATTGGAGGAAGAATGGAACAAGTTAGATAAGAAAGCTAATATATCTATTCAATTATGCCTAAGGGATGAGGTCTTCTATAATGTTATAAGAGAGAAGATTGCGACTGATACATGGACAAAGTTAGAGAACATTCATACGAAGAAGTCTCTTGAAAATTGTTTGTATCTAAAGCTATAGTTGAACAATATGAAGATGGTAGAGGGGGTTGACATTGAGGCCCACATTAATAACTCTAATAGGCTTATttgcaagttgttggatgtggaggAGATGTTGAAAGATGAAGACCAGTCATGTATTTTGTTAAACTCCCTTCTAACGTTGTATAAGTTGTTCAAAGAATCTTTATGCATCGGTAAAACGACCATTAGCGTTGAGACTGTTATCTCAGTTCTTTAGTTGAAgttgatgagaaagaaaagcgaCGACGTGAATAATTCTATAGATGCGCCGGTTATGAGGGGAATGACTTCTGAGTGGGATAGTGGATCTTCACGATCGAAATTCAAATCCAAGGGCAGGGGAAAAGAAAAGTTTgagtgctagaattgtggcatGATAGGGCACATGAAGAGGGATTGTAAGAATCATAAACCGAGGAAAGAGAATTTAGAGAGTTCTTCTAGAGAGGCTAACACATCGGAATCCAGTAAAAAGACGAATGACAATGACATGCTGACTACATTAAAATCGGGATACTTTCACAGAGAATGGATTTTAGAAACAGAGACTTCATACCGTATGACCCCTCATAGGAGTTGGTCCACTAGTTACAGTGAATGTGATAGTGACCAGGTGTTTATAGGCAATGAAAATGCATTTAAAATGGTTGGTGTTGGATTGGTGTCCATCAAGATCTTTAATGACATAAAGCATATCTTGATGGAAGTGAGACATATTCCTGAGTTAAGGAAGAGCCTGATATCTCTAGGTGCACTCGAAGACTTGGGTGCAAATTTAGTGGGGTTCaatcgtgtccttaaagttttaaaatgaGAACTCATAGTAATGAAGGTGCAGAGGaatgaaaacctttacaggttgatcgggagaaCTTCATCGGGTGGAATTGCAATGTCTGTAGTGTATTCCACGTCTCGACATATATGGCATGCACGCTTAGGCCACATGAGGGAGCGAGGCATGAAGTTACTTTCTGACCGTTGTTTAATTACATTCTTTAAAAGCATTGACTTTAGTATttgcaagcattgtatatatggtaaatggttaaggttatcttttaagtttggaacacatgtttgtaagggggttctaaattatgtgcattctgatgtatgggggtggTCGCTGTAATTTATAATGGAGGGTCGTCATAGTTTGTTACATTCATTAATGACTATTCCAAAAAGGTGTGGGTCTAATTTATGAAAGTAAATCCGAGGTTTTCATCAACTTTAAGAAGTAAAAGGTGATGGTGCAAAAGCAGACAAGGTGGCAAGTGAAAGTGTTGAGGACAGATATTGATCAGGAATTTACTTTTAGAGAATTCAATCAACTTTGTAATGATGAAGGAATAGTGAGGCACAACATAGTGTGGCACACATTTGAGCAGAATGGTGTAGCCGAGTGGATGAATTAGACTCTTTTGAAGATGACCCAATGCATAATGAGTAATGCTAGGTTGGGAAAGGAAATGTGGACCGAAGCCGTTAATATGGCTTGTTACTTTGTAAATCGGTTCCATTCTACAACTATTGATTGTAAGATTCCAGAGGAAGTGTGGATTGGTCAGAATATAGACTACTCGAGGATGCGAGTATTTGGTTGTGAcacttactctcatataccgtcagttaagagagataaacTGGACCAAAGtgttaaaaagtacatctttgttggctatgaaaaTAGTGTGAAATGGTACATGGTATATGACCGGGTCATATAATAAATTATCCTTAGGCGTGACGTCAAGTTCAATGAAGGATTCATGTTCCGTAAAAATTAACACAAGGAAGTAGAAATTCAGTTGTAGACAATTAAATAGATAAAGATGAGACACATGTTGATACAAAGGCGCATACAGAGGTACAAGAGGAGGTGGA
This DNA window, taken from Magnolia sinica isolate HGM2019 chromosome 14, MsV1, whole genome shotgun sequence, encodes the following:
- the LOC131225906 gene encoding transcription factor bHLH94-like, whose product is MEWSDLDAAGSDGRIGSGVDARERHKLAERERRKSMRELFLSLHSLLPHANTVRREQSAILDEIIKYIPLAVARLRSLKNRKNAQPVAPKTSTPKVHISDRHPLSSDCDIRIPPDQSSSVTVRVRGDHVSVSLTDTKGSSQKFLLSAIIDELEVHHLDLVRSTYCLDGSKLLHHSESKIIDGSDRSPTLLKERLQDLACKLHSLRKSSSSSKRSFDQID